A region of Thermotoga sp. Mc24 DNA encodes the following proteins:
- a CDS encoding NAD(P)/FAD-dependent oxidoreductase, with amino-acid sequence MKIVIVGNGPGGVELAKQLSEEHEVTIVERETVPYYTKPMLSHYVAGLAEEKSLFPYPLDWYEKKGIKLLLGTTAKRIDAEKKVLETDRGTLEYDVLVLATGAKPRALKIPGWERMYTLRTIEDAKRLKKAVEREKDLLIIGGGFIGLEIAGNLSKQGIKVKVVEKMTRLMGLDEELTERIKGELEKHGVEFYLGRDVERIENDVLVTDKEEIPARVILCSIGIVPEVSLAEESGLDVNRGILVDKTFRTSKPDVYAIGDCAEHEGIICGTAKAAMAHAKVLANTLKGIPDEYDFRFKSSYFKFGDFPIAIVGELTDRGEWIDSETKAFYRDEKIVGVVVLSDVRKAREWEERLRSTR; translated from the coding sequence GTGAAAATAGTGATCGTTGGAAACGGCCCCGGCGGTGTTGAACTCGCAAAACAGCTTTCAGAAGAACACGAGGTCACCATCGTGGAAAGAGAAACGGTGCCCTACTACACGAAACCCATGCTCAGCCATTACGTCGCAGGACTGGCGGAGGAAAAAAGTCTCTTTCCCTATCCGCTCGACTGGTACGAAAAGAAGGGAATAAAACTCCTTCTTGGAACAACCGCAAAGAGAATAGACGCAGAAAAGAAAGTTCTCGAAACAGACAGAGGAACCCTCGAATACGACGTCCTCGTTCTCGCAACGGGTGCAAAGCCGAGAGCACTCAAGATACCCGGCTGGGAGCGAATGTATACTTTGAGGACGATAGAAGATGCGAAGAGATTGAAAAAGGCAGTGGAAAGAGAGAAAGATCTTCTCATCATCGGCGGAGGGTTCATCGGTCTTGAAATCGCAGGAAATCTGTCGAAGCAGGGTATCAAAGTGAAAGTGGTTGAGAAGATGACCCGTCTCATGGGGTTGGACGAAGAACTGACAGAGAGAATAAAAGGAGAGCTCGAAAAACACGGAGTGGAGTTTTACCTCGGCAGGGACGTGGAGAGAATAGAAAACGATGTTCTCGTCACAGACAAAGAAGAGATACCGGCGAGGGTGATTCTCTGCTCCATAGGAATTGTCCCGGAGGTGTCGCTTGCAGAAGAGAGCGGACTCGATGTGAACAGGGGCATCTTGGTGGACAAAACGTTCAGAACCTCAAAACCTGACGTATACGCCATCGGTGACTGCGCAGAGCACGAAGGCATCATCTGTGGAACAGCGAAAGCCGCTATGGCACACGCGAAAGTTTTGGCAAACACGTTGAAGGGTATACCCGATGAGTACGACTTTCGCTTCAAATCTTCTTACTTCAAGTTCGGAGACTTTCCTATAGCCATAGTTGGAGAACTCACAGACAGAGGAGAGTGGATCGACAGCGAAACAAAGGCTTTCTACAGAGACGAAAAAATCGTCGGTGTGGTCGTTCTATCCGACGTGAGAAAAGCCAGGGAGTGGGAGGAAAGACTAAGAAGCACGCGATGA
- the ubiE gene encoding bifunctional demethylmenaquinone methyltransferase/2-methoxy-6-polyprenyl-1,4-benzoquinol methylase UbiE codes for MKLFDRIAERYDLLNRIISFGMDTKWRKRVVELILEVNPEKVLDLATGTGDVARLLKRKAPHLKITGLDSSSKMLETAKKRLKDGEFIVGDAHNLPFDDRSFDAITVAFGFRNFSDRRRVLRECRRVLKRKGRLVILELLPPNTKRFTGKIYSFYLKTWVPFVGGLFSGDFHAYRYLSTSVLNFLTPDQIVEMMKEEGFEMSFEPLFFSVAGIFIGDLIL; via the coding sequence ATGAAACTTTTCGACAGAATAGCGGAAAGGTACGATCTTTTGAACAGGATCATCTCTTTTGGTATGGATACAAAATGGAGAAAACGGGTAGTGGAACTCATCCTTGAGGTGAATCCAGAAAAGGTCCTCGATCTTGCCACAGGAACCGGAGATGTAGCCAGACTCCTGAAAAGAAAAGCACCGCATCTTAAAATCACAGGCCTGGATTCTTCATCGAAGATGCTGGAAACAGCAAAAAAGAGATTGAAAGATGGAGAGTTCATCGTAGGAGACGCTCACAATCTTCCTTTCGACGATAGAAGTTTCGACGCCATCACCGTGGCTTTCGGCTTCAGAAATTTCTCAGACAGAAGAAGAGTCCTGAGAGAGTGCAGAAGAGTTCTCAAAAGAAAGGGAAGATTGGTGATCCTTGAACTCCTTCCACCTAACACCAAAAGATTCACGGGAAAGATCTACTCTTTTTATTTGAAGACCTGGGTTCCATTCGTTGGGGGTCTTTTCAGTGGGGATTTCCACGCCTACAGGTATCTCTCCACCTCAGTTCTCAACTTCCTGACACCGGATCAAATAGTGGAGATGATGAAAGAAGAAGGCTTCGAGATGAGTTTTGAACCTCTTTTCTTCTCTGTAGCGGGAATTTTCATTGGCGATTTGATCTTGTGA